The DNA region GGGCGTTCACCGCCGACCGGACGGACCGGCCCACGGTCGTTCTGGTCCACGGCGCCTTCGCTGACGCGTCCGGCTGGAACGACGTCACCAAACGTTTGCAGGCACGCGGCTACCCGGTCCTCGCGCCCGCCAACCCGGAACGCCGCCTCCATCTCGACAGCCTCTATCTGAGCAGCGTCGTGAGCACGATCGAGGGTCCGGTGATCCTGGTTGGGCACTCCTACGGCGGTGCCGTCATCACCAACGCCGCCACGACGCTGCCGAACGTCAAGGCGCTGGTCTACATCGCCGCCTTCGGCCCCGACGTCGGGGAGACCGTCATCGACCTGGTCAGTCGATACCCGGGCAGCGGGCTGACCTCTCCCGAGAACCTGGTCCTGCGGCCGTACCCGGCCGGCGTGGACGCGTACATCAATCCGCGCATCTTCCATGAGGTCTTCGCAGCTGACCTGCCTGCGGCAACGACCGCCGTCATGGCTGCGAGTCAACGACCGGCCGAGGCCGCCATCCTCGTCCAGCCATCCGGGTTCCCGGCGTGGCGGACCATCCCGTCCTGGTACCTCGTCGCCCGTAGCGACCGAACGATCCCGGCGGCCGCCGAGCGCTTCATGGCCGAGCGGATGGGCGCGACGACCGTCGAAATCGAGTCGTCGCACGTCGCGATGATGTCCCACCCCGACGCCGTCGTGGACCTCATCGTCGCGGCCGCCAAGCAGACCAACTGACGCACCGGAGAGGAACTGCCGTGTCCGAAACCATTGTTCTGGTCCATGGCCTGTGGATGACCCCGAGGTGCTGGGAGCACTGGGTCACCTACTACCAGGGGCAGGGCCACCGCGTGCTGGCCCCGGCCTACCCCGGCTTCGAGATCGAGGTGGAGGCCCTGCGCGAGAACCCGGACGTGATCGCCGAGCTCACTGTGCCCGCCACCGTCGACCACCTCGAGAGCGTCATCAAGGGCCTGGACCGAGCGCCGATCATCATGGGTCACTCGTTCGGCGGGACCCTGACGCAGCTCCTGCTCGCACGAGGACTCGGCGCCGCCGGCGTGGTCATCGACTCCGCACCGACCGAAGGGGTGCACGTCAACCCGCCCTCGCAGATCAAGTCCCTGTTCCCGGTTCTCAACAATCCGGCGAAGCGGCACCAGGCGGTTGGCTTCACGCCGGAGCAATTCCACTACGCCTTCACCAACACCCTGAGCGACGAGGAGTCCGCCGCCGTCTACGAGCGCTACCACATTCCTGCACCCGGGAATTGGGTGTGGCGCTACGGCCTGCTCGCCAACCTCACGCCCGGGCATCAGGAAACCTGGGTCGACTACCACAACGCCTCCCGGCCGCCCCTGCTGTTCATCGCCGGCGGAGCCGACCACATCATGCCGCCGTCGGTGAACCGGTCGAACGCCAAGCACTACAAGTCGGATGCGATCACCGAGTACTACGAGTTTCCCGGCCGCTCTCACTGGACGTGCGGCGAGGACGGCTGGGAAGAGGTCGCCGACCACGCCCTCACGTGGGCACTCGAGCACATGCCGAGTCAACTGACCTGAATTGGCGTCAGGTCAGAACGGGACCGGGGCGGTCAGGTCCTTGATGAAGTCCGGGAGTTCAGCGTCCGGGTCGTCTGCGCCGGGGTAGGTGATGAACCGCAGCCCGGTGGGGGTGGTCCAGATGAACCGGCCCCGGTCTTGTTCGAGATGCCAGCCGGGCATCTGTTTGATTTGGTGGTGGAACCGGCACAGGCAGCCGAGGTTCCAGTAGCGGGTCCCGCCGCGCAGGACCTTGCCCTTGATCTTGGTGAACGGGATCGAGTGGTCGATGTCGCACTGGCGGGCCGGGCGCCGGCAGCCGGGGAACCGGCAGTGCTTGTCCCGGTTGCGGACCGCGGTCTTCATCTTCGCCGTCGGCACGTAGGTGTCGGCGTGCAGGTCGAGCAGCTCGATCGCCTCGGCCGAGAGTGCGGAGGAGGCCGGGATCTCCGGCTCGGTGGGGTCGATCCCGAGCGCCTCACCGAGGATCGCCTGGATGGTGTCGAGCTCCTGGGCGGCGATGGTGCGCTCGTCCTGGCGGGCGATCACCAGCGGCGCCTCGGCGGCTTCTTCCTTCTGGATCGCCCGGTCGTGGTGGACGCGTTCCTTGAGGGCTTTGAAGATGCGCTGCGCTTCGTCCTCGGGCATGAACAGGCACAGGGTGGCCATGCCGTCGTACTCCGGCCGGAGGTAGACGCAGCGATCCGCGCGGGCCCGCTGCTCCCGCTTGCGGACCGCGTCCTCATCGATGGCCTTGACCTCGCGGCGGACCCGGCCCCGGAACGAGCGCCCACCGCGTTCCTTCGCCTCCGGCAGCACCGCGTCCTCAAGCCGTGAGGCTTGCGCGACATCCAGGTCCGCGCCCTCGTCCACGATGGCCTGCACCTGGACCCGGTTGACCTCCCCGCGTTCGAGGGCGGCGAAGGTCTTCGGGTAGCGGCGGGTCAACTCCATCGACACGTGGCACAGGTTCTGCACCGCCGCCGGCGAGAGTTTGAGCAGGCAGCCGAGTTCGGCCTCGACCGAACGGCGCAGATACTCCGGGTCGTCATCGGCATCCGGGTTGGACAGTTTCCGCATCGCCACGTTCGACACCGCCCGGCACTTCGCGCCGTAGGCGGCGTTCTCCAGGCGGTCCGCGTCCGCGACCTCCCCCACCAGT from Sporichthya brevicatena includes:
- a CDS encoding alpha/beta hydrolase, translated to MHHHSLRRILALLLGVLTVLVLAGPVRSAGAFTADRTDRPTVVLVHGAFADASGWNDVTKRLQARGYPVLAPANPERRLHLDSLYLSSVVSTIEGPVILVGHSYGGAVITNAATTLPNVKALVYIAAFGPDVGETVIDLVSRYPGSGLTSPENLVLRPYPAGVDAYINPRIFHEVFAADLPAATTAVMAASQRPAEAAILVQPSGFPAWRTIPSWYLVARSDRTIPAAAERFMAERMGATTVEIESSHVAMMSHPDAVVDLIVAAAKQTN
- a CDS encoding alpha/beta hydrolase, coding for MSETIVLVHGLWMTPRCWEHWVTYYQGQGHRVLAPAYPGFEIEVEALRENPDVIAELTVPATVDHLESVIKGLDRAPIIMGHSFGGTLTQLLLARGLGAAGVVIDSAPTEGVHVNPPSQIKSLFPVLNNPAKRHQAVGFTPEQFHYAFTNTLSDEESAAVYERYHIPAPGNWVWRYGLLANLTPGHQETWVDYHNASRPPLLFIAGGADHIMPPSVNRSNAKHYKSDAITEYYEFPGRSHWTCGEDGWEEVADHALTWALEHMPSQLT
- a CDS encoding HNH endonuclease signature motif containing protein; translation: MLIDLPDRADVGCEPAWVTGGRPPSPGDPDYASYQDFLAYEARRDAFWSAHAAGPALPLDAPIDMTAARSDAELVGEVADADRLENAAYGAKCRAVSNVAMRKLSNPDADDDPEYLRRSVEAELGCLLKLSPAAVQNLCHVSMELTRRYPKTFAALERGEVNRVQVQAIVDEGADLDVAQASRLEDAVLPEAKERGGRSFRGRVRREVKAIDEDAVRKREQRARADRCVYLRPEYDGMATLCLFMPEDEAQRIFKALKERVHHDRAIQKEEAAEAPLVIARQDERTIAAQELDTIQAILGEALGIDPTEPEIPASSALSAEAIELLDLHADTYVPTAKMKTAVRNRDKHCRFPGCRRPARQCDIDHSIPFTKIKGKVLRGGTRYWNLGCLCRFHHQIKQMPGWHLEQDRGRFIWTTPTGLRFITYPGADDPDAELPDFIKDLTAPVPF